From the genome of Nitrosopumilus sp., one region includes:
- a CDS encoding nitrite/sulfite reductase has protein sequence MTISDLKQSPPDPVKSKINWARMEEADNFAKTVKLFRQGKYDEASFRRFRLQHGAYGTRMTGDYAMVRIKLPAGEIYPDQIEKISQLSEQYSIGSAHFSTRENIQLHWVILEDVSEIFRGLAEVGLTSREACGNSVRNVMCSPLSGVCPDEEFDSTPYALATARFFLRNPMAQNLPRKFKFNFTCCEKHGMVRMVDVGLIPQIRQVDGSDQRGFKIFLGGGLGNKSFVGHQLEEFTPEEDLLYTSIAVMRIFDRLGDRKNLARNRMRYLVNDMGWEKFQNLVFKERAIVRATQSVITQLDIDHSTNPIRRPIRISDENGGDVAPDGYARWLKTNTVKQSQQDYHSVFLTLEAGDVTASQLLALSDIIRNFSSEGKARSGFVQNIALRYVHDDDLPVLYSKLLEAGLAKSGALTMTAPIGCSGTTSCNLALTNSHRLAKEIQRKFLEMKLDEDDDLSDSSIKISGCPNSCGQHGIATIGFFGGGGRVGKDMYANYQMSLGGRSDGDTMLGQTCVRVPAKRVIPVILKIIETFKQNKQSDDTLKSWIHRIVNGNEDSKVKSVVDIKKILEPLVTPPTIEDDPDFYLDYGSDASYHTKTGKGECAA, from the coding sequence TTGACAATATCTGATCTTAAACAATCTCCGCCTGATCCTGTAAAGTCCAAAATTAATTGGGCTAGGATGGAAGAGGCTGATAATTTTGCCAAAACTGTGAAACTGTTCCGTCAAGGAAAATATGATGAGGCTAGTTTCAGGCGATTTAGACTTCAGCATGGGGCATATGGAACTAGGATGACTGGGGACTATGCCATGGTTAGAATCAAGCTTCCTGCGGGGGAAATTTATCCTGATCAAATTGAAAAGATTTCTCAACTAAGCGAACAATATTCTATAGGCAGTGCACATTTCTCAACTCGAGAAAATATCCAGCTTCACTGGGTCATCCTTGAAGACGTCTCTGAAATATTCCGAGGCCTTGCCGAGGTCGGGCTGACCTCAAGGGAAGCTTGTGGAAACTCTGTGAGAAACGTAATGTGCAGTCCCTTGTCCGGTGTTTGTCCTGATGAGGAATTTGATTCTACTCCTTATGCCCTTGCAACTGCAAGATTCTTTTTGAGAAATCCAATGGCTCAGAATCTTCCACGTAAGTTCAAATTCAATTTTACCTGCTGTGAGAAGCACGGAATGGTAAGGATGGTGGACGTGGGATTGATTCCGCAGATTCGACAGGTGGACGGATCTGATCAAAGAGGATTTAAAATTTTTCTGGGTGGTGGACTGGGAAACAAATCTTTTGTCGGACATCAGCTGGAAGAATTTACTCCCGAAGAAGATCTACTCTACACTTCAATTGCGGTAATGAGGATCTTTGACAGACTTGGTGATAGGAAAAATCTTGCAAGAAACAGAATGCGTTATCTTGTAAATGACATGGGTTGGGAAAAATTCCAAAATCTTGTTTTCAAAGAGAGAGCCATTGTGCGAGCTACTCAATCGGTAATTACTCAGCTAGACATTGATCATTCTACAAATCCAATCAGACGTCCTATTCGCATTTCTGATGAGAATGGCGGGGATGTGGCTCCTGATGGATATGCAAGATGGCTTAAAACAAATACTGTTAAACAATCTCAGCAAGACTACCACTCTGTATTTCTCACACTTGAAGCAGGTGACGTCACCGCAAGCCAGCTGCTTGCATTGTCTGACATTATTCGCAACTTTTCATCTGAAGGCAAGGCCAGATCCGGCTTTGTACAAAATATCGCATTGAGGTATGTCCATGATGATGATTTGCCCGTACTGTATTCCAAACTTCTTGAGGCTGGGTTGGCAAAATCTGGAGCTCTTACTATGACTGCGCCAATTGGCTGCTCTGGAACCACGTCTTGCAATCTGGCATTGACAAATTCACATAGGCTTGCAAAAGAAATCCAAAGAAAATTCCTGGAAATGAAATTGGATGAGGATGATGATCTTAGCGATTCTTCAATTAAGATAAGCGGATGTCCGAATTCTTGTGGGCAACATGGCATTGCAACTATCGGGTTCTTTGGAGGGGGCGGACGTGTTGGAAAAGACATGTATGCAAACTATCAGATGTCATTGGGCGGACGTTCTGACGGTGACACCATGCTGGGACAGACCTGTGTCAGGGTTCCGGCAAAAAGAGTTATTCCTGTAATTCTAAAAATTATAGAGACGTTCAAACAGAACAAACAGTCTGATGACACTCTAAAGTCTTGGATTCATAGGATTGTAAACGGAAATGAGGACTCTAAAGTTAAGTCTGTTGTTGATATCAAAAAAATACTTGAACCCCTCGTCACTCCTCCTACGATAGAAGACGATCCTGACTTTTACTTGGATTATGGAAGTGATGCTAGTTACCACACAAAGACTGGAAAGGGTGAATGT
- a CDS encoding pyridoxal-phosphate dependent enzyme — MTVVDDADILNRVGNTPLVDLDSLSRDGVKYFAKLEGHNPFGSVKDRAAFWMIKDGEERGLLKKGKSIIIEPTSGNTGIALTGIANVLGYKVEIVIPDKVSNETKDIIRNLGAKVFETSDDLCPKVGAGTDQSIALATSIASSRPDTYYSPNQYANEANFKGHYVGTGPEIWKQTEGKVTHFFTGVGTGGTITGIGSFLKEKNPDVKIIGCQPQQNHLIQGWRNFEESAKPDLFLKREGVVDDWISVDNNEAFSVVDEVLAKDKLLISPSSAAVYACMKKYSVGDDACVVGIFADDGRKFKSVYAKQNVMTEEEFDSSLEDAEHLSELAY; from the coding sequence TGATCTGGATTCCCTTTCTCGTGACGGCGTAAAGTATTTTGCAAAATTGGAGGGACATAACCCGTTTGGCTCTGTAAAGGACAGAGCTGCATTTTGGATGATCAAGGATGGTGAAGAAAGAGGCCTTCTAAAAAAAGGCAAAAGCATAATCATAGAGCCGACTTCTGGCAATACCGGAATAGCGTTAACTGGAATAGCTAATGTGTTGGGCTACAAAGTGGAAATTGTAATACCTGACAAAGTCAGCAATGAAACTAAGGATATAATTAGAAATCTCGGTGCCAAGGTCTTTGAGACCAGTGATGATTTATGCCCCAAGGTTGGTGCTGGCACTGATCAAAGCATTGCACTTGCAACATCCATTGCGTCCTCCAGGCCTGACACGTATTATTCTCCAAACCAATATGCCAATGAGGCAAATTTCAAGGGCCACTATGTTGGAACCGGGCCTGAAATCTGGAAGCAAACTGAGGGCAAGGTGACTCATTTCTTCACTGGTGTTGGTACTGGCGGGACGATTACCGGCATAGGATCCTTTCTAAAGGAAAAAAATCCCGATGTCAAGATCATCGGATGTCAGCCTCAGCAGAACCATCTGATTCAGGGATGGCGAAATTTTGAGGAATCTGCAAAACCTGACTTGTTCTTAAAACGCGAAGGTGTTGTGGATGACTGGATCTCTGTTGATAACAATGAGGCGTTTTCTGTAGTGGATGAAGTTCTTGCAAAAGATAAACTCTTGATCAGTCCGTCTTCTGCAGCAGTTTATGCATGCATGAAAAAATATTCTGTCGGGGATGATGCATGCGTTGTGGGAATTTTTGCAGATGATGGAAGAAAGTTCAAAAGCGTTTATGCTAAACAGAATGTAATGACCGAGGAAGAATTTGACAGTTCTCTTGAGGATGCAGAACACCTGTCTGAATTGGCATACTGA
- the trxB gene encoding thioredoxin-disulfide reductase, translating into MMAADSGAAVLETNNDGPKIPDKSKTKFDVIIIGAGPSGYTAGIYCSRAGYDTLILSGILPGGQLVNTTEVENYPGFENGIMGPDLMIDMRKQSQRMGTTIIDDEAVNVDFRHEPFKVLTASEEYEGRAVIIATGANPRKMGLEGEQTFAGKGVSYCATCDGPFFKNMELIVVGGGDSAIEEATFLTKFATKVHLVHRRGELRASKVMQERALNNEKIKFHWDSAVTDIKGDQKMQQAVLKNLKTDEESTIDVGGLFVAIGHEPNTKLFKNQIDLDDEGYVALKNKTHTNVEGIFAAGDVHDRSYRQAITAAAFGCMAAIDVDKYLTENSDKQQ; encoded by the coding sequence ATGATGGCAGCAGATTCAGGTGCAGCAGTACTTGAGACAAATAACGACGGTCCAAAAATACCAGATAAAAGTAAAACAAAATTTGACGTGATTATTATCGGCGCAGGTCCTTCAGGATACACTGCGGGGATTTACTGTTCAAGGGCAGGATACGATACTTTGATTTTATCAGGAATACTTCCAGGAGGACAACTGGTCAATACCACAGAAGTGGAAAACTATCCTGGATTTGAAAATGGCATAATGGGTCCGGATTTGATGATAGACATGAGAAAGCAATCTCAGAGAATGGGGACTACAATTATTGATGATGAGGCAGTAAATGTTGATTTCAGACACGAACCGTTCAAAGTACTAACAGCGTCAGAAGAATACGAGGGACGTGCAGTGATTATTGCAACAGGTGCAAACCCAAGAAAAATGGGATTGGAAGGAGAACAGACGTTTGCAGGAAAAGGAGTATCGTATTGTGCCACATGTGATGGGCCATTTTTTAAAAATATGGAACTAATAGTGGTCGGCGGTGGAGATTCTGCAATTGAGGAAGCCACGTTTCTAACAAAATTTGCAACAAAAGTTCATCTCGTACACAGACGCGGGGAACTTCGCGCAAGCAAGGTAATGCAAGAAAGGGCACTCAACAATGAGAAGATAAAATTTCATTGGGATTCGGCAGTAACGGACATCAAAGGAGATCAGAAAATGCAGCAAGCAGTATTAAAGAACCTGAAAACCGACGAAGAGTCAACAATTGACGTCGGAGGGTTGTTTGTAGCAATCGGACATGAGCCAAATACAAAATTATTCAAAAATCAAATAGATCTGGATGACGAGGGTTACGTTGCATTAAAAAATAAAACACATACCAACGTGGAAGGAATCTTTGCAGCTGGAGACGTGCATGATAGAAGTTACAGGCAGGCAATCACAGCGGCAGCGTTCGGATGCATGGCGGCAATTGATGTGGACAAGTATCTCACAGAAAATTCAGACAAGCAACAATGA
- a CDS encoding thiazole biosynthesis protein, with protein sequence MQEATIAEQSTKIFTDVREVEITRAIANEFHEVLIDRAESDVIIIGAGPAGLTASRELSNMGYKVLVIEQNNYLGGGYWLGGYMMNPVTVREPSQKIWDELGIPYKKVAEGLYLTPGPHAVSKLIAAACDAGVKFLQLTKFDDLVMKNGRVAGIVVNWMPVSALPRNITCVDPVAFEAKIIIDASGHDSVAVKRLVDRGLVKWKGMDPMHVNEGEEHVVDKTGEVYPGLIAAGMSVTETHGLARMGPTFGSMLFSGKKAAEITAAKIKELER encoded by the coding sequence ATGCAAGAAGCAACAATAGCAGAACAATCAACTAAAATATTTACGGACGTACGTGAAGTTGAAATCACACGTGCAATTGCAAATGAATTTCATGAAGTGTTAATTGACAGAGCAGAATCAGATGTAATAATTATTGGTGCAGGTCCTGCAGGACTAACCGCAAGCAGAGAGCTTTCAAACATGGGTTACAAGGTTTTGGTAATTGAGCAAAATAACTACCTGGGCGGAGGCTATTGGTTGGGAGGATACATGATGAATCCAGTTACAGTTAGAGAGCCATCTCAAAAAATATGGGATGAATTGGGAATACCATACAAAAAAGTTGCAGAGGGACTATACCTAACACCAGGCCCACATGCGGTTTCAAAATTAATTGCTGCAGCATGCGATGCAGGAGTAAAATTTCTACAACTAACAAAGTTTGATGATCTGGTAATGAAAAATGGCAGGGTTGCAGGAATCGTAGTTAATTGGATGCCCGTATCGGCATTGCCACGCAACATTACATGTGTTGATCCAGTTGCCTTTGAGGCAAAAATCATAATTGACGCATCAGGTCATGATTCTGTCGCAGTAAAAAGACTCGTGGATAGAGGACTAGTGAAATGGAAGGGAATGGATCCAATGCACGTCAACGAAGGGGAAGAGCACGTGGTCGATAAAACAGGAGAAGTATATCCGGGGTTGATTGCAGCAGGCATGTCAGTTACAGAAACACACGGACTTGCAAGGATGGGTCCCACATTTGGATCAATGTTATTTTCTGGCAAAAAGGCAGCTGAAATTACGGCAGCCAAAATCAAAGAGCTAGAAAGATAA